One region of Thunnus thynnus chromosome 14, fThuThy2.1, whole genome shotgun sequence genomic DNA includes:
- the LOC137197608 gene encoding opsin-5-like, translated as MEITLKGFPLKVVNIPWRNNNLSSLHTDPPLSEQGETIIGVYLLVLGWLSWFGNSLVIFVLYRQRASLQPTDFLTLNLAISDASISVFGYSRGILEIFNIFKDNGYLITWIWTCQVDGFFTLLFGLASINTLTVISVTRYIKGCHPNKGYCISINTIAVSLICIWTGAMFWSVAPLLGWGSYTDRGYGTCEVDWSKANYSTIYKSYIISILIFCFFIPVMIMLFSYISIINTVKSTNAMSADGFLTTRQRKVERDVTRISIVICTAFIMAWSPYAVVSMWSAWGFHVPSTTSIITRLFAKSASFYNPLIYFGMSSKFRKDVSVLLPCAREHREVVRLQQFKNIKPKADAPPLPASLPVQKLEAKYTLKQSNPDSDSGVNSPPQTPPSDPQEVFHIDVPSHIETSEYWCDRL; from the exons ATGGAAATAACGCTGAAGGGTTTTCCTCTGAAGGTTGTCAATATTCCATGGAGGAATAATAACCTCAGCAGTCTGCATACAGACCCTCCTCTGTCCGAACAAGGAGAGACTATCATTGGAGTCTACCTGTTAGTGTTAG GATGGCTGTCCTGGTTTGGAAACAGTTTAGTGATATTTGTCCTGTACAGACAAAGGGCCTCGCTTCAGCCAACAGATTTCCTCACTTTAAATCTCGCCATCTCTGATGCCAGCATCTCAGTATTTGGCTACTCCAGAGGGATTCTAGAAATATTCAATATCTTCAAGGACAATGGGTATCTGATCACCTGGATTTGGACCTGCCAG GTAGACGGCTTCTTCACGTTGCTCTTTGGCCTTGCGAGCATCAACACCTTGACCGTGATCAGTGTCACCAGATACATCAAGGGATGCCACCCAAACAAAG GTTACTGCATCAGCATAAACACCATCGCAGTATCACTCATCTGCATTTGGACCGGAGCAATGTTTTGGTCTGTTGCTCCACTGTTGGGCTGGGGCAGTTACACAG ATCGAGGATATGGTACCTGTGAGGTGGACTGGTCAAAAGCCAATTACTCCACCATCTACAAGTCCTACATCATCTCCATCCTCATCTTCTGCTTTTTCATTCCTGTGATGATCATGCTCTTCTCCTACATCTCCATCATCAACACAGTGAAAAGCACTAATGCCATGTCAGCTGATGGTTTCCTCACCACCCGCCAAAGGAAGGTGGAGAGAGATGTCACAAGG ATTTCCATTGTAATCTGCACCGCTTTCATCATGGCCTGGTCGCCATATGCAGTGGTGTCTATGTGGTCAGCCTGGGGCTTCCATGTGCCAAGCACAACCAGCATCATCACCCGTCTCTTTGCCAAGTCTGCCAGCTTCTACAACCCACTCATCTACTTTGGCATGAGCTCCAAGTTTCGCAAGGATGTCTCTGTTCTGCTGCCATGCGCGCGAGAGCACAGAGAGGTCGTCCGTCTGCAACAGTTCAAAAACATCAAGCCCAAGGCTGACGCCCCGCCCCTACCcgcatcacttcctgtccagAAATTGGAGGCGAAATACACACTTAAACAGTCCAATCCTGACAGCGACTCAGGGGTCAACAGCCCTCCTCAGACTCCTCCGTCTGACCCACAGGAGGTCTTCCACATAGATGTGCCCTCGCACATTGAAACATCAGAGTACTGGTGTGACAGGCTCTGA